A stretch of DNA from Thermanaerosceptrum fracticalcis:
GAAATCGCCTTCCGCCTGATCAACGGACTGGAGCTTCCGGAAATCATCGGAGAGGAAGTGGTCTGAATGGCACAAAGACATATGCCCTTCGGCTATAAAATCATAGACGGAGCTGTAGCCATCGAACCGGAAAAAGCAGACCTGATTAGGAAAATGTTCAATGATTTTATATCGGGAATATCTTTAAACCAGATGGCAAAGGCCCTGACGGAAATGAAGGTTCCCAATGCCAACGGAAAGCGCTCCTGGAATCACGGTTCCATCGGAAAAATTTTGAGCAACTGCAAATATATAGGAAGTGACTTCTATCCTGCCATTATCCCGGAGGAAGTGTTCAATACTGCAAATAAGATCAGGGAAGAAAAGAACGCCCGGCTTGGCAGAAATGTCAATTACTTTGCCAACGGTGTGGCCAGCACTTATCCCTTCAGCGGCAGGTTGATATGCGGGGAATGCGGAAGTGTTTTCAAAAGGTACACCGAACATCATGACAGGAACAAGAAATGCAACTGGAAATGCAAACGGTATATCGTTGACAACAGGGTGTGCTGCAAAAGCGGCGTGGTTGATGACAAGCAGCTTGAAGCTGCCTTTATGCAGATTATCAACCGGGTAATGGAGAGCCCTGAAATGATAGAAAAGCGTCCGGCAGTTAATGCTGTTGCTGAGAGTGTTGAATTAAAAAAGATAAAATTGCAAATATCCAACGGATTCGGTCAAAGCGGCTTGGAACCGTCGGAAATGGCACAGCTGCTATTTAGAAGAGCTGCAGAACAATATCGAATCTCCCAGGTGGATGACTTTGAATACAAAACCAGGAAATTGAAAACGGCGCTTGAGAGCGTTAAGCCTGTTAAAGCATTTGATGAGGCTTTATTCAAAGCAACCATCAAAAGCATTACGGTGGAAATCACCGGGCAGCTCCGGTTTGAACTGATCAACGGAGTGGTGCTGAGCACTTCATATACACTACGGGGAAAAGGAGGAAAAGCCCATGGCGATGGGACAAAGAACAGTATCGGTAATCCCAGCAAATCCGATTTATGATTTCAAGGAAAAAGCAAAGATAAAAAAGCTGAGAGTGGCTGCCTACTGCCGGGTCAGCACGGAGCTGGAGGAACAGCAGTCCAGCTACCAAGCGCAGGTGGATTATTACACGATGGAAATTATGAAAAACCCAGGCTGGAAGTTTGCAGGCATCTATGCCGATGAGGGCATATCCGGCACCAGCACAAAAAACAGGACAGGTTTCAATAAACTGATTGAAGACTGCATGGCAGGCAAGATCGACCTAGTGCTGACAAAATCCATCAGCCGTTTTGCAAGGAATACCCTTGACTGTATTCAATACATACGGAAACTGAAAGAAAAAAACATCGGTGTGTTCTTTGAGAAAGAAAACGTCAACACCTTGGACAGCACCGGAGAATTTCTCATCACCATCCTAGGAAGCCTGGCCCAGGAAGAAAGCCGCTCCTTAAGCACCAACACAAGGTGGGGTGTGGTCCGCCGGTTTGAGAAAGGACAGGTTATGGTCAATCACAACAAGTTTTTGGGATATACGAAAAATGAGGCCGGTGAATTGGTGATAGTGCCGGAGGAAGCAGAAATAGTAAGGCTGATTTTCAGGCTGTATTTAGAGGGACTAAGCATCACCCAAATCAAAAAGTACCTGGAGGAAAACGGCATTAAAACCGTTACCGGAAAAAACCAATGGTCTACAACTACCATTAACAACATGCTCTCCAATGAGAAGTATATGGGAGATGCCTTGTTGCAAAAAAGCTACACCGTAGACTATCTCACAAAGAAAAGAGTTAAAAACAATGGAATTGTTCCGCAGTATTATGTGGAGGACAGCCATCAGCCTATCATTTCCAAAGACTTGTTTCACCGGATACAAGAAGAAAAAGCACGCCGGGCTAACATTAAAAAGAGTGCTGAAAAAAGAACCAAAACCGACAGCGGGAAATACAGCTCAATATATGCACTCACCGAATTATTGATATGTGGGGAGTGCGGCAAGCCTTACAGGCGGGTATCCTGGACAGCATACAGCGAGAAAAGAATTGTCTGGCGGTGCTTAAATAGACTGGAGTACGGGAAAAAACACTGTCAAAAGTCTCCGACCATTGATGAAGAAGTTTTACATAGAGCCATTATGGATGCATTTAACTCGCTTATACAGGATAAGAGAGATTTTATGGACACGCTCCAGTCCAACATTCAGATGGTGATGAGCAACCGGACTAAACGGATGGACATAGCAAGAATAGAGGAACGGATTACGGAATTAAAAAAAGAGATGATAAGCTTCGTAGAGGAAAATGCAAGATGTGGAGCAGATAATACGGACTTTGACGAGCACTATGCCAAAATCTCCTCCGAATTGAAAGAACTCCAGAAGAAGAAAACGCAATATACCGAACAGGAAGCCAGGCAAGACGGCTTCCAGAGAAGAATCGAGGATATGAAGAAGTTTCTGAGCAGTGCAGACTGCAACTTATCAGAATTTGATAACCAGCTTGTCAGGCAGCTTATACAAAGCATCAAGGTCGTGTCAAAGGATAAGATTCTCATAAAATTCAAGTCGGGTTTGGAGATGGAGCAGACGCTGAGTGAAAAATAACATTACCGGGAAAAGACAACCGCCAAACTGTGAAAAGCAGAATGGCGGCTGTTTTTATTCATGTATATTACTTGCTCGATTAGTTCCTTCATAGAAATAATTCACAGAATTCATTGTTTTCATTCGTTTCTTCGTATATAATATTATTTGGAAAATATTTCTGCGAGGTATAAGGAATGGACTATATTACGGCAAAAGAAGCAGCAGAAAAATGGGGAATATCCCAGCGCAGGGTTCAGCTCCTATGTGAGCAAGGACGAGTGGCGGGGGCGGTTCGGTTAGGCTGGGCATGGGCAATTCCAAAAGAGGCGGACAAGCCTGCAGATGCTCGTACAAGGAGGAAATAAATGTATATCAGTAAAGTTGCGATTAGAAATTTTAGAGTATTTGACGATATTGGAATTGTTGCCACTTTCAAAAAGGGTGTTAATGCTATTATTGGAGAAAACAATAGCGGAAAAACAGCCCTGATTGATGCTATTAGAATCGCTTTCTCCAGTGTCCCTTATAAAAAAGACATTTACTTTAATAAATCAGATTTCCATATTAATACTAAGGGAGAAGTTGCGAAGACTGCACAAATAGATGTATATTTTGATGAAGTGTCAGAAGATCTTTTTGAAATATGGGACCCGGAAAATCCAACCAAGGGTGAGTTTCATGTTCGGTATTATACTGTGCCCGGAAAAAATGGTTTAGAGAAGATTCGCTATACGGCTTGGGGTGGGCCTGTTGAAGGTAACACATTATCAGTAGAAACTTTTGATGCCCTTGAAGTGGTATTTTTAGGGGCCTTAAGGGATGCTGAAAGTGAATTGAAGCCTTCACGTTCTAGCAAACTTGCGAACTTACTTGGGACAGTGGCAGATAGTGATATTGCACGACAAGAGCTTATCGATATACTTATCAAAGCAAATGCAGAATTACTAAAAAAGACAGCTATAACAAAAACACGAGAAATTATTAATACTAACCTTGCAATGATTGAACAAGAAGTTATGCAGCAAAGAATCGATATAGGTTTAATTGAACCAAGGTTTGAATCTATTGCATCATCTTTAAGAACATGGCTAAAACCCCGCTGGTTTTTTATTGATAAGGACAATGATATATACACAAATATAATTGAGATATGCTCTAAAGAAGGGAATCAGAAATTAATTGAACAATGTGTGGAAGGAGTTTACCTTGATATTCAGGGTTTTTTGAGGCTAGATGAGCCTATTGAAACAAAAACTAAAGAAGCACTTACCAATTTAGCATCTCACTCATTGGAATTATATCAAAACGGACTTGGGTATAACAACATTTTGTTTATGTCGGCGGTCTTAGGGGATATGGGATATTCAAAAGGCAATATAGTCTATAATCTTCTTATAGTAGAAGAACCAGAAGCCCATCTTCATCCTCAGTTACAAGAGTTAGTACATAGCTTTTTCGAAAATAAGCAGCAACCTTCGCCCAGCATACAAGTTTTTTACACATCACATTCGCCGACTCTTGTTTCACGTATTGGAATAGATAAAATCAATTTACTTTTTGAAAAAGACCATAGGATACAATGCACTCCATTAGCTGAAGCTAATTTAAAGGGCAACGAAAAGGAGTATCTTGAACGTTACCTTGATGTAACTAAATCACAAATGTTTTTTGCAAAAGGTATTATATTCGTTGAAGGAATTTGTGAAGCCTTACTATTACCGGAGATGGCGAAACTCTTATCACGACCATTAGATAAATATGCTGTCGAGGTAGTAAATGTTGACGGCGTTTCTTTTAAACCATTTGCACATCTATTCACTAAGTCGGATTCCTCAGTTTGTGCGTTCGCGAAAACGGCACTGATAACTGATGACGATAGATGCACTGATAAAGAGGATAAAGATACTTATATATCTAAGGATTACGACTATGATACGGACAAGCTGGACGAGGTAATTAAAAAACTTTCTATAGGAAAACCATCATCAAGGTGCACAGAAATATGTTCTGTATGTGAAGCTACTCATATACAGCCATTTACCGCTAAAAAGACTTTAGAGTACGAACTGGCACTATCACCTAATAATGTGCCGTTTATTCTTAACGCTATAATTGAAGCATACCCACAGGTAGGACCAAAACTATCAGAAAGAGTTGCATCCTTAAATACCGATGAAGAAAGGGCTGCATGCATATGGCTCTTTATTCAAACCAGAAATAAAAGCAAAGGTAGTTTTGCTCAAGCATTGTCAAAATTTATAAGAGACCAGGTTGAAAAACTAGCAGAAAACATAGAAGTAGAAAAGAAATTTTGTGTTCCATTGTACATTAAAAAGGCTATCTATGCTGTTACTGAAGAGGAGGACTCCGTTGATGAAGAAATTGACACCTGAGCAAGAAGCCTTTTTAGAAGCAGAGGGTAAAATTGTTCTTTGTGCGTGCCCCGGAAGTGGCAAAACATTTATCGTTGCAAGGAAATTGCTAAAATACGTTGAGAATTGGGAGTATGCACATAGAGGTGTAGCTGTACTGTCGTTTACTAATGTTGCAAGTCAAGAAATAGATAAACAAACTAAAGAACTGATGCCAGAGGGGTATCGTATAGAATACCCTCATTTTATTGGAACAATAGATAGCTTTATTGACAGTTTTATTCTATTAAGGTTTGGGTATCTGATGCAAGAAGGAAGTAGGAAAAGACCAGTAATATTACATGAAAACTATGGTGAGATAAGGTTTTATACCAAAAATAAGGAATGCCATGCTCGAGGTTGTATATCCAATCCTTTTGAATTTCATTGGTCTTCAGATGGGAAGTTGTTGAGAAATGGTAAAAAAGTCGATTGCTCCATTACGACCAAAAAACCATGTGTTGCGTTTAAACAGGCAATGATAAAAAAAGGCTTTGTTACACAGAATGAAGCAACTGCGTTATCATATAGACTTCTTAAAAAATATCCTCAAATTGTAGATGCTATTGTACGGCGCTTCCCTATTGTAATGATTGATGAAGCACAAGATACATCAAAGGAACAAATGGAAATTATTGATTTGTTAACTGATGCAGGCGTAAAAACTATTATTCTCGTTGGAGACCCAGACCAATCAATATATGAATGGCGTAATGCTACTCCGGAATTTTTTATTGCCAAAGTGAAGGATGACAACTGGAAAACAATGTGGCTGACTTCCAATTTTAGGAGCTCCCAGTTAATATGTAATGCAACACAAGTGTTTTCACACTCATTGGCTTCAAGGCAACCAAGTAAGGCTGAGGGAGAGTTTGCTCTGTATCAACAGAAACCGATTTTATTGAATTATAGCAATCAAACTGATAAGAGTGACATTATTAATAAATTTAAGGAACTCTGCCAAGAAAACGGAATTGAATGGACTCCAAGCAAAGTAGCAGTTTTGACTAGAGGTAAAATCCATAAAGGTATTGATATCGATGGGCTTTGGAAGAGCCCAGAGGTCGAATCCTTGGCTAAAGCATCTTACGAATGGTATAAGGGTTCACGCCGTAAAGCATTTAGTCTTTGTGAAAAAGTGCTGTACAGCCTTACAATTGGTGACATAGGCGATATAAAACATGAGATTAGACAAGTTATCGAAAACATTATGCCTTACGAAAATTGGAGAAAACATGTAGTAAAACTACTTGTTTCACTCCCTGATCCAAACATCAAATTGTCAGACTGGGTTAAAAGTATGTTATCAACAATTACTAATATAATTCAGTCTGCGGAAGATATTTATCTGATACCAGCTATATCATTGCAAGATAAAATAAAAATTAAGTTACGGGATACTAAAAACCCAGGTTTTCAGTCAATACCATTACGTAATTATATTGAAAAAAGGGACGAAAATGATATTACCTTATCTTCTGTACATGGAGTAAAGGGAGAAACCTATGATGCAATTATGTTAATTATTGAAGGGATAAAAGGCAATACGTTAACGCCTACTATGATAGATACAGCTCCTTTAGATAGTGAGTTAATTCGTATAGCATATGTAGCTATGACAAGACCACGAAAGCTTCTTGTCGTAGCACTTCCGGTAATGAAAAATAAGAAGTCGTTTAAAAGGTTACCACTAGATAAATGGATATATACGCAAATTTAGTAAAGAGTTTTAAATTATTGCGGGGGGATAGAAATGAATTTATGGCCAGATCATGAAACAAATATCGACCTTCTTGGCTTTTCCTACATTGCTGATGCTGTTGCAAATCTGGCTTCCGCAGATCATTTGCTTCCAGCTACCATTGGCGTTTTTGGTGACTGGGGTAGTGGCAAGTCAAGCCTGATTTCAATGGTTCGGCAAAAGCTTGAAAAAAACGAAAGAACATTAGTGCTAGATTTTAATGGCTGGCTCTTTGAGGGATATGATGACGCAAAGTCCGCGCTTATGGGTACAATTATCGATGAGATTTTAAGTCATCAAACACCAAGTAAAAAGGTAAAAACTCTTGCGGTGAATTTGTTGCGCCGGGTAAATTGGTTCCGGGTGGCAGGTACGGTGATGCGCCACAGTGTTAAATATGGGACAGCATTGCTTACCGGAGGTCCAGCAGGTGTGGGGCTGATTGCAGGCCTTGATGCCAAACAGGCTCTGGAAAAGGCCTCAGAGAAAATTAGTGATGTAAAAGAGGAAGAGTTAAACAAGCTGTTTGAGAGCGAGACGGCACACAATTTAAGGCGGGGCATACGTGAATTCCGGAAGGATTTTGAGTCCTTACTCAGTGAGAGTAACATAGAAAAACTAGTAGTTATCATTGATGATCTTGATAGGTGCCTGCCTGACACAATTATAGAAACTCTTGAAGCCATTAAGCTTTTTCTCTTTGTACCCCGGACAGCCTTTATAATCGGAGCGGATGAGAGGCTGGTAGAATACGCTGTAAAACAGCGTTTTCCGGAGTTTCAGGGCAACAAATCAGAGGTAGGCAAGGACTACCTGGAAAAGCTAATTCAATATCCGGTAAGGGTACCCCCTCTTGGCAGAGCAGAAATGGAAACCTATATCTCACTACTTTTTACCGAAGCCTCTGGTTTAGACAGTGACTTAATAACGAAAACACGCACCAAAGCTTTAGAGTGTATAGGCACGGACCTTGAACTAAGCTTTGGCATTGAGGAAGCCCAGGGAGTGATTGGGGAACTATCTAAAGAATTACAGGAGAGCCTGGCCATCTCTGCTCGAATTGCGCCGCTTTTAGCGAGGGGACTCAATGGGAATCCACGTCAGTGCAAGCGATTCCTAAACACATTTGTTCTCCGTTTAGAAATGGCTAGACTGCGTGGAATTACCCTTGAGCAGCGCGTCCTGGTAAAACTGATGTTGCTTGAGCGATTCAGGCCGGAATCTTTTAAACAACTTGCCCGCTGGCAGGCTGCCCAGGGTGGGCGGCCACAACAACTAAAAAATGCTGAATTATTCTTAGAAGCAGAAAAAGAATATTGCCAACCTTCAGTCGAAGCAAGAGATGAGGCAAGAGATAAACATGGTGTGAGCGAAACTGAAAAGGGAGCTACAGGAAAAGAACCAGAAAAATCACCTCAACAATTGGATACGGATATGCAAGCCTGGCTTTCCGATCCTGTATTAAAAGAATGGATCGAATTTGAGCCCAGGCTTCGAGATACAGATCTCCGCCCCTATTTCTTTTTCTCACGGGACCTGTTAGGTGCGATCTCTGGTTCAGCCCAGAGAATGAGCAGGCAGGCGCAAGAAATATTAGCCAAAATTCTCAATGAAAGTGAAGCTGTCAGAAGGACTGCGCTTAAAAACGCAGCACAACTGAGTGAAATGGATGCTGCATCGGTTCTTGAAGGAATCAGTTCCCGTGTTCGGCAAGAAGAAGATTATGGAGCGGATGCTTCTGCATTTCAACGTCTCTTTGACTGGGGAGAGGCTCGTCCTGAACTTCTTGGGCAGATAGTTACTATATTAAATGGACTGCCTGAAGAAAGCCTTCCGATGTTTACGCCCATAAAACTTGTTAATATATGTAATGAAACGCCAACTGCACCTGCGGCATGGCAATTAATCACTCGTTGGGCTGATAGTAGTGCAAATACCAAGCTAAAAAAGGCAGCAGTTAGCGCTTTAAAAAAGAAGGAATAAGGAGATGTTGTAATGGGTACCTCAACTTCAAACCCTGGTCCGTTTGATAGACAACCCCTTTTGCCGTCCTGGGCACTTCCACCAGATACAGGCAACGATGCGGAGTCGAATGATGGCGAAAATGAATCCCCTGATAATGGGGATCAACAAGATAATTCACCCCTCCCAACACCACCGGTGACATGGCAGATGGCCAAGGCTTCCATGTCCCGGTTTGCTAGTACTGGTGAAAGGAATTCTTTATCCAGGGCGGGCAGAGATTATGTCGGGGCCAAAGGTGGTAGGAGGGCGGCAGCTCAAGCGGCCAGCACAGGTAAATCGGTGGCCCTAAAAGTGGGTGGATTTCTTTCCACGGTGGCAAGTGCCGGGATAAGGACAGCACTTGATGAGATTGGCCTAGGCCATATGGTAGGAAGAAGTGCACCGGAAGTATTGGCTGCCCTTATAGATGTACTTGCTCCCGCTGGTGCCACACTCCAGGAAGCGGCTGCCAGGAAAGCTGCTGATGACGTCTTGGAGAAACTATACGAAGACTATATTGCAAAAACAGGAGATGTAACAGCCCTGGAAAGTCTTGATAAAGATGGTATTACCAATGCCATTGAGGCAAGTATTGCTGGCTACATATATAACCTCTGGCTTGATGAACTAGGCTTAAGCATAGAAACAAAGGCAATTTCACCATTACAAGCAGTAGGTTTAGAACGTGATGTCAGGGTATATGTCAGGGAACGTGTAAGGCTTGAACTCGGAGAACAAGACCCGGTGTCGATTGACTGGAATGGTCCTGCTGGGCGTAATATCATTGATACAGTTTTTCAGGAGGCGTATGGCTTTTTGGAGGTGGAACAATGAGTTGGGATGTAGTTGTCAGAATTGGGAATAGTGATATTTTTGCTCCTATAAGCCAAGGTGGGCCAGTATTAGGCGTCTCCTTTGACAGGCCGGAAGATCCGTTTTTGGCTCGGGAAAGTGTTCTTAATAAAATCGCAGATGTTCTTGGTTCTGTCCCAGGAAATACTGCTTGCGATCTTTTGCGTGCTGCAATTGCTGTCTATTCTGCTGATCTATTAATCTCCCGCAGATATGCATCAGATGGGTGGACAAGGGATATTAATATCTATCTCCCTGTCACTTCGTTAGCAATTTGGCAGCAGGCAGGGCCGTTACTTACCGAATTATTGACCTTTCTTAGTGGGGACCGCTGGCAATTTTACTTCCGGGAGTTTTCAGCAGAACGGGAAGGTTATAAAAAATTGCCTGAAAATCTGCCTGAGGCAGTATCTTTATTTTCCGGGGGTCTCGACTCCCTTATTGGTGCTATTGACCTGCTATCGGAAGGTAAAAAGGTAGCACTTGTGTCACACCATGGAGGGGGCAGCACGCCCAAATTCCAGAATGACCTATTTAAGTGTTTAAAAGACGAATATGGTGAACAGGTAGTGCCACTCCAGTTCTATGTTCTTCCTCCGCAAGTTCCCAGAATAGATTCGGACCCAGACAACGAAGATACTACACGCACGAGATCTTTTCTGTTTTTTGTACTGGGTATTGCAGTGGCTGATACTCTGGGTACGGGTATTCCCCTATATGTGGCTGAAAACGGGCTTATCTCACTCAATGTCCCACTGACACCAGCCCGGCTTGGCAGTTGTAGCACCCGTACAACCCATCCATACTACATTGCTTTGTTTAGGGAATTATTGCAGGCCCTAAATTTAGCTCATCCTCTGAATCTCGATTACCGGTTTAAGACAAAAGGTGAGATGCTTAGGGAAAGTAAGAATCAGGATTTGTTAAGAAGAACCCTTCCTCTCAGCATGTCCTGCGCCCACCCGGATAATCGTCGCCTTGAGAACTTACCGCCTGGTGGTCACTGCGGGTATTGCTTCCCCTGCATCATCCGCCAGGCAGCAGTCTTTGAAAGTGGCATGCCGGATGCAGCCTATGACCATGACATTTTTCACCTGCCGCCACTCTCAAGATCAGATAAAGGGAAAGACCTACGGGCAATGGAAATTGCTCTGGAAAGATTTAGTCAACGGGGAGAGGAGAAGGCTGTTTTTGACGTACTCAGTTCCGGACCTATCTCTCCTGATGAATTATCCCAGTACATCGGGGTATATTGTCGTGGGATGAAAGAAATAGCAAAATTTTTGAGGAGTAATAAAGATGAATAGCCTGAATACGGGTCGGCTAGTAGACTGTCATTTTCATTTGGACCTGTTTGAAAATCCAGTTAGGATCGCAACTGAAATTGAGGCCTCAGGGGTTGAGGTAATAGCTGTTACGAATACGCCCTCTGTTTTTAAAGCCACTCAGAACCTTGTGAGTTGCTATAAATATATTCACGCTTCTCTGGGTTTACATCCCCAACTTGTGGGAACGCGGAGCCAGGAACTTGTACTCATGGAGAATCTAATGAAGGAAACCCGTTTTATTGGGGAAGTAGGCCTGGATTACACTACCGGAAACGAACAGGAAATTAAGCTCCAGCGAAAGGTCTTCGAAGAGATTTTAAAGCAATGTGCAGCAGAAGGAGATAAAATTCTCACGGTTCATTCACGCCGGGCAGCCAGTGATGTTATTGCCATGATTGGGCCTGATTATCCGGGACGAGTTATTCTTCACTGGTTTAGCGGAACAATAAAAGACCTAAAAAAAGCAATGGAGTATGGTATGTACATATCAGTCAATATTTCCATGGTAAGATCGGCCAAAGGTCAAAGCCTAATAAAGCATATGGACCCTAATCTGGTACTCACTGAGACTGACGGTCCTTTTGTTTGTGTCGGAAAAGTACCAGCCGTTCCTGCTGAGGTCATTAATGTGATTTATTTTCTCGCTAATGCTTGGAAATGCGATTTGGAGGAAGCAAAGGCTCGTGTCTATGCAAACTATTTCAGAGCTGTTAATTTTTAATATAGCATCCTGTAAACTCTTTAAAAAAATATATAAATTTTATGTTTGGAATTTTTGATGACATCTATTTGTTGTAAAGCATAACCGAAGACATCAAATATACCAAATAATTAATGAGATTAAAGAGCTATGCATAGACGGATATTCGGTCAATGCTTTTTAGTTTTATCTGTTTCACACGCTCAAGGCATGTGGAGACGGTTGTAAGGCTTGAGAGGGTAAAAGGCTGATAGATGGAGGGTTTGGGGCACTTTGAGAATTTGCTGATTTAAGGTAACCCTTGAGTGTATAAAAAAGATAATTAATAAGAATCAAAATTGATTAGAATAACATTTCCTTGAATAATTTTGGACAAGCAAATAGAATGGTAGTAACTATATTTTAACAAATTATGGGTATTATGAATTGAGCGGATTGGTTCAAGAAAAATGGGTATTGGGAAGTAAGGAAAGATGGAATATAATGAGCTTTTTGAAAAATATCGGAAGCTGCTGGAGGAAAATCAAAGATTAAAAAATGAAAATGAGGACTATAGGAAACGGCTTGGATTGCCATTGACATCACCGTATATAAAAAATGATGTTCAAGCCTCAATAGAGGTAAATAACAGTTTTGAGAGATATCTGTGCAGAAAAAAATATTCCATTTGCAGTTGAACGTTCTCGTTCAGGGAATGGAGCGCATGTATGGTTCTTTTTTGATGACAAGGTAAGTGCTGTATCAGCTAGAAAATTTGGTACAGCACTTCTTATGCATGCAATGGCCAAAAGACATGAAATTAAATTTACTTCATACGACCGCTTGTTTCCAAAAAAACCAGGATACACTTCCTAAAGGCGGTCTTGGGAATCTTATCGCATTACCTTTACAATTAAATGCACGAAGAAACAAAAACAGTGTTTTTATAGATGCCATTTCAAACTTTATTATTAAGCCCATTGAAATCATTGAGGCTGAGGAGGAAGCGCAAGTATCTGCAGAGGTTATCAACGACCGGGGTGAAAGCTTCAGGAGGACTTTTCTGACTACTGAATTCGGCAACCTGCAGAAGTTCAAAAATGTTTTGAACCAGAACACCCCGTCATAATCTTAGCAAGATAGATAATTGATTTTATGACAGAAGCTGCATATACTATAAGTAGAAGGAGGCGAAGATAATGCTAAACTTTGATTTGGTAGGTAAAAAGTTTAAAGTTTTAAGAGAACAATGCGGATTTACGCAAGGGCAGCTTGCTGAGTATTTAAATGTAGACCAGAGTTATATTTCCAAATGTGAAAAAAACGAGCGTCAATTCAGCGTAGATATTCTCGAGAAGGCAGCCAATCTTTTTGGTTGCTCCCTTGAATACTTTACAAATGACGAAACAGAATATTCTCCTGCAGCTATCGCTCTCCGGGCAAAAGCGGTTACCGCTGAGGACCTGGAGACAATAGCAACAATGAATAAAATTGCTTTAAATCTGCGTTATATGGAAGGGTTGTTGAAAGGAGAATAAATGTGAAGGAAAAAATACAAATAAATTCAGATGCCATCAGTCTACGCAAGTATTTTGGCGAAGACAGTTATTCTCCCGTTGATATTTTTTCCATGCTGAGTACCGGCGAAGATTTTACCGTCGTATTTTATCCGATGAGTGAGCGGATAAGCGGATTATGCATTAGAGACAAAAATAACAAGTTGATAGGAATCAATTCGACATTAACTTACGGCCGCCAGCGATTTACGGCGGCCCATGAGTTATGTCATTTGTTTTATCACGAGAGTTTTACGAGCATAGTATGTGCAAAAGATATTGACAAAAACAAAGATCCCCTGGAAAAGGAAGCAGATATGTTCGCGT
This window harbors:
- a CDS encoding ATP-dependent helicase, whose protein sequence is MKKLTPEQEAFLEAEGKIVLCACPGSGKTFIVARKLLKYVENWEYAHRGVAVLSFTNVASQEIDKQTKELMPEGYRIEYPHFIGTIDSFIDSFILLRFGYLMQEGSRKRPVILHENYGEIRFYTKNKECHARGCISNPFEFHWSSDGKLLRNGKKVDCSITTKKPCVAFKQAMIKKGFVTQNEATALSYRLLKKYPQIVDAIVRRFPIVMIDEAQDTSKEQMEIIDLLTDAGVKTIILVGDPDQSIYEWRNATPEFFIAKVKDDNWKTMWLTSNFRSSQLICNATQVFSHSLASRQPSKAEGEFALYQQKPILLNYSNQTDKSDIINKFKELCQENGIEWTPSKVAVLTRGKIHKGIDIDGLWKSPEVESLAKASYEWYKGSRRKAFSLCEKVLYSLTIGDIGDIKHEIRQVIENIMPYENWRKHVVKLLVSLPDPNIKLSDWVKSMLSTITNIIQSAEDIYLIPAISLQDKIKIKLRDTKNPGFQSIPLRNYIEKRDENDITLSSVHGVKGETYDAIMLIIEGIKGNTLTPTMIDTAPLDSELIRIAYVAMTRPRKLLVVALPVMKNKKSFKRLPLDKWIYTQI
- a CDS encoding ATP-dependent nuclease, whose amino-acid sequence is MYISKVAIRNFRVFDDIGIVATFKKGVNAIIGENNSGKTALIDAIRIAFSSVPYKKDIYFNKSDFHINTKGEVAKTAQIDVYFDEVSEDLFEIWDPENPTKGEFHVRYYTVPGKNGLEKIRYTAWGGPVEGNTLSVETFDALEVVFLGALRDAESELKPSRSSKLANLLGTVADSDIARQELIDILIKANAELLKKTAITKTREIINTNLAMIEQEVMQQRIDIGLIEPRFESIASSLRTWLKPRWFFIDKDNDIYTNIIEICSKEGNQKLIEQCVEGVYLDIQGFLRLDEPIETKTKEALTNLASHSLELYQNGLGYNNILFMSAVLGDMGYSKGNIVYNLLIVEEPEAHLHPQLQELVHSFFENKQQPSPSIQVFYTSHSPTLVSRIGIDKINLLFEKDHRIQCTPLAEANLKGNEKEYLERYLDVTKSQMFFAKGIIFVEGICEALLLPEMAKLLSRPLDKYAVEVVNVDGVSFKPFAHLFTKSDSSVCAFAKTALITDDDRCTDKEDKDTYISKDYDYDTDKLDEVIKKLSIGKPSSRCTEICSVCEATHIQPFTAKKTLEYELALSPNNVPFILNAIIEAYPQVGPKLSERVASLNTDEERAACIWLFIQTRNKSKGSFAQALSKFIRDQVEKLAENIEVEKKFCVPLYIKKAIYAVTEEEDSVDEEIDT
- a CDS encoding recombinase family protein; this translates as MAMGQRTVSVIPANPIYDFKEKAKIKKLRVAAYCRVSTELEEQQSSYQAQVDYYTMEIMKNPGWKFAGIYADEGISGTSTKNRTGFNKLIEDCMAGKIDLVLTKSISRFARNTLDCIQYIRKLKEKNIGVFFEKENVNTLDSTGEFLITILGSLAQEESRSLSTNTRWGVVRRFEKGQVMVNHNKFLGYTKNEAGELVIVPEEAEIVRLIFRLYLEGLSITQIKKYLEENGIKTVTGKNQWSTTTINNMLSNEKYMGDALLQKSYTVDYLTKKRVKNNGIVPQYYVEDSHQPIISKDLFHRIQEEKARRANIKKSAEKRTKTDSGKYSSIYALTELLICGECGKPYRRVSWTAYSEKRIVWRCLNRLEYGKKHCQKSPTIDEEVLHRAIMDAFNSLIQDKRDFMDTLQSNIQMVMSNRTKRMDIARIEERITELKKEMISFVEENARCGADNTDFDEHYAKISSELKELQKKKTQYTEQEARQDGFQRRIEDMKKFLSSADCNLSEFDNQLVRQLIQSIKVVSKDKILIKFKSGLEMEQTLSEK
- a CDS encoding recombinase family protein, producing MAQRHMPFGYKIIDGAVAIEPEKADLIRKMFNDFISGISLNQMAKALTEMKVPNANGKRSWNHGSIGKILSNCKYIGSDFYPAIIPEEVFNTANKIREEKNARLGRNVNYFANGVASTYPFSGRLICGECGSVFKRYTEHHDRNKKCNWKCKRYIVDNRVCCKSGVVDDKQLEAAFMQIINRVMESPEMIEKRPAVNAVAESVELKKIKLQISNGFGQSGLEPSEMAQLLFRRAAEQYRISQVDDFEYKTRKLKTALESVKPVKAFDEALFKATIKSITVEITGQLRFELINGVVLSTSYTLRGKGGKAHGDGTKNSIGNPSKSDL